A region of the Pelecanus crispus isolate bPelCri1 chromosome 1, bPelCri1.pri, whole genome shotgun sequence genome:
GCTCCTAAGCTccaaacaaagcaagaaaaattcaCTGTAAATTCTGCTTACTGCATAACTGAATACTCCAACATTAATGAAAGCAATGCTGCAAATATCAATACAGAAATGTTGGAAGGAAAGAAGTAAGACATATACATAATCTGGCAGTCTGCATTAGCAAGGaatgcagtgcagtgcagtgagAACATCAGCAACATGGATTCAGTGCTTATCCTGAAGCACTTCCAGCGAGACCACTTCTTAAGAAGGCGGGGTAATAGTCTTTATGCCAccattgctgaaaaaaaagtctcagtgCTAGTAACAATGTAAAGGAGGATGTACAAACTGTCTGAACAGATGTTGTCTATCCCTAACTGTAACCATATTTAGCACTGGTTGAGATGGGCAGTGAGGTCTACCTCATAACTCAGGCTCAGAAATAGCCTACATAACAAATTCCTCTcagctttatttgcttttgctgtttgtcATCATAAGACAGAGGGCTAATATTTTTTGAGTAACAAAGTGAGCTTTTACACATTCAGCTTCACTGATTTGTgtccttttcctgttttgtcaACAAGGCAACATCCATGGCAGGGTAGTGTATTCCAGAAAGTGTGTACCAGTGTCTACCAGAAAGCTGCCTGAGATTTTCCATATAGGAACAGCCTCCACGAAAGAAGCAAGTGGATTCAGCTGAAACAGCACCTCCCCTTGGACCCATGCTTGTGGGCATATGACATGATACAAGTCTTAGTAGCAGCTGAGATTGGGGTGACCCTGGGAAGACAGAAGTAATCTTTAAGCTGTGAAGTATAATAATGCCCATGTCTTTCATAATGCCAGATTTATCTTTTTATCTACCTTGTAAGTCAAAAGCACATATTTCTGTCATTCTAGACACACAGATTCATTGCCTACCTGTATGTAGCTGGTAGATTGCCTCTCTCAGAGTAGTAGCTGCCTCATTGATCTATGGCTGTGCTCCCCtcataaagtaaattaaattcatgGTTTTTAAATAAGACAGATTGTATGAACTAGTCACTTTACATCACCTGCTttactaataataaaaaaccatttttaaatattcaaaactATTTCCTGATATTTagcatttctggttttaggTACATCTCAAGCAGTAAATAATTCTGAAAGATAGATAGAAAGTCACTTTAAAGATCCCTGAAGTAAAATTTGTGTTAATACTTTAGGGTtatatttctttacagaaacaaGGAAATGTAATATCCTATTGTATACTCCATAATATTATTTCCTATCAGCCAAGGCAACATTTATTAACAATTGAAATGTGTATAATCTATTCCAACTGTTAAAAATTGCTGTTGAACTAGTGTAACTGCTGAAAAGttgcagaatttatttaaaaaaacatgaagcttgttatacatttttattgtctATCAAATAGTAGAAAGACAATTTTTATAGCAGAGTGAATTATTGCAGTTATTGCCAGTTATTGCCAGTGTAAGTTATTGCAAAATAATCAAAAGGTGTGGTTTACTTCTGCCCATTTCTTCCCACAACCTATGTCAATATTCAGAGACCGTGTTTATCTGAGGATACAGTTTCAGAGCCCTCAGTGGGACAACAGATCCCTAAACCACAGTGttgaggaggagagaaaaagtagCCATCTAAGCATGTTTACTTTCAGCAACAAGGAGGTTCTAATTTGTCCATAAGTGCTGACTCACTGGATTGGGACTATAAAAGTAAAGGTAACTGCTCTCTAAAACATCAGGGCTTCAGACTTCAGCAATCCAACACGATGCAATCAAGACTTTCAgctgtcttctttttcttgttagGTTTGTCATTTTGCCTGACAATCCCTATTCCCCTTGAAGACAGCCATGAATTCACAGAGGAAGACCTTCAGTTTGCAGAGGTAcagtataaaataatttgtttgcatgttttatAAATAGTAAGTTGTGTAGTTACAACTGTTTGGAAACTAGGCTTAttacttcttttccccttcttagcGCTATCTCAGGACTCACTATGATCTCCGTCCGAATCCTGCTGGCATAATGAGGAAGAGTGCCAACACAGTGGCATCTAAACTTCGAGAAATGCAAGCATTTTTTGGCTTGGAGGTGACAGGCaaattaaatgaagaaacatATGAACTGATGCAGAAACCAAGATGCGGTGTCCCAGATGTGGGGGAATATAACTTTTTCCCTAGAAGACTCAAATGGTCAAAAACTAATTTGACATACAGGTAAATGCATGGCATTTTGAgtgttattactgttattacCTTCTTTCCAGGTACGTTGTCCAATAGGTTGCTCAGATTATGAGGTTGATGGGAAAATGACGCATTTGAGTTTCACAAAATTCATGTTGCAGTTTAAAATCCTTACAGCCCCACTTTTGGAAAGGTCCCCCAAGCCCACCTTACAGCCCATTGCACTGTGTCATGGAGGAAAGCTGGTGTGGAGTAAGCTAGTAACTCCTCATCTGGCCTCCACATAGACATTCAGGGCAGATCCATACTGCTGAACGAAAGAGGCGTAGGGACCAAGATCATGCACCTCACCACTGATCCTCACAGCGTTTAATCTCTAGGTCACTCCATATCTCTGCTTTGGACCTGGTTTAGCGTCTGCTTCACATAGGTCTTGTCCTGGATGAAGGAGTGTAGACGCAAACCAGTCTGTGCaatgtggctgtgaaagcagggACTGATCCTTGTCCCTCTTCCATTTCACAGTCCAGATGTAGATATCTATGCTTGGTCAGACAAATCCCTGCACCATGACCTCAGAGAGTTGACCTTGGGAAGCTACAGTGCTGAAAGGTCATATGGTAGCTCCTTCTCCCTTAATATCGCAAGGCCATTAACAGGGGGTTTTGAccagctgcagcctgtgttTCTTTAGCAGATTCCAAATATGATATCACTGAACTCTATCAGTTCAATACCTGGTGATAAATATTACTTTAATATGGATGATTCTAGCCTATAAAAAACTCTTGGATTATGTTTTGCTCCTCCAGGAAGTGAGGTTCAAGAGATATTTTATATGGtgtaaaaaaagtttgaatttaCCGACATGATTTGACTTAATACAGAACATATCTGTCATTTTCTATATCTTCTTGTGCATATAAAGCCAATTACAGAAAGCTGTTGGATCATTTCAGATGTCTCTGaatgattttaatgaaaacagaaatgttttgggtttgtttgtttttttttttaatactgtatgCAGCtgccaagctttttttttagataagaacatagggagaaaaaaagcaaaaaattttaATGAGGTGTACAGTCAGATAAAAGTGTattacacattttcttcaaTTCACACAATTTAAGTGGAGATATTAATCTGTTTGACAGAATTATGAATTACACTTCAGATCTGAGACGTGCTGAAGTAGACAGAGCTTTCAAAAAAGCATTCAAAGTTTGGTCTGATGTGACACCGCTTAACTTCACCAGAATACGAAGTGGTGTAGCTGATATCATGATCTCCTTTGGCACTAAAGGTAACAGAGAACCAATCATTTTTATGTTATAGTTACATATATCCCAATAAAATGGGACAATTGATTTCATTGTTTTGCATGTTGTTTTATAGAACACGGTGACTTTTACCCCTTCGATGGACCTTCTGGATTACTGGCTCATGCTTTCCCCCCTGGTCCAGACTACGGAGGAGATGCCCACTTTGATGATGATGAAGCTTGGTCAGATGATTCTAGAGGTAACAGAAGTTCCTGAGATTATTTGAAATGGTGGTAGATGGACAATTTCATCCTGTTTGATATCTGTAACAGTTTGTTTTGCCTGTTTACTGTTCATTAGTCATTATGTTCACTGTCTACTCGTAGGAAGCTAGATTTAATCTCCAATCACATATGCAAGTATAACATGTACCTACCATAAATTTTAAGATATACACCTCCTGActgcagtgattaaaaaaatgccgCGGACAAGGTATTTTGTCAGCTTGGCATTTCACTGAGCTTAAGGGCAGCTAATTCTGATCACAGACTGATAGGAGTTACCTTACTGAAGCCTGTAGAAAACACATATACTTAACTCAGCTGCAAAACAGCTACTTACATCTAATTTGAAAATTCTTCACCTTGTCTGTTCAGGACAGGGAACAATATAGAACAAATAGAACAAAacactggggttttttcagcACTGTGTTATTTCACCCTCCTGGCATTAAAGCTAGTTGCTGCAATACTGAAAACAATATCGACTCTCTACTGGAGGTGAATTCCTGACAAAAATGTTCTTGACTTGTCTAGGACTAAGACTTCACCCCAGAGCTTTCCAGTGTTGCTAAGAAATTTCAAGAAATCTAAATCTGCCTACAGAACAACATTGTCAAATAAGATTTATGTTGAACACCAGATGTGAGATACTCAATCAATTAGTCccttattaaaacaaaacccatggTAGTTTGAAAAAGACAAGCAATTGTGCAtcattttcccattaattcAGTTGTCTCTTTTGTTGTCCCGTATGTTGAAACACAATGTTATGGTTAGTTGATTAGTCCCAGTACACTCTGGTGATACAAAGAGGTATACATTTACTTTCACTGTGGTTTTTTATAGGGTATAACTTGTTTCTTGTTGCTGCCCATGAATTTGGTCATTCACTGGGACTTGAACACTCTAGAGACCCTGGAGCTCTGATGTTTCCAATTTACACATACACtggaaaaactggttttgtgctCCCTGATGATGATGTGCAAGGGATCCAAGAGCTCTATGGTAAGTCTGTATAACATATAATGTATATTTCCTGTGTCATTATAGCCTGTTATAGATGCACTGCACAGTTACTAAAGAGCTGCAGATGTTCAATAGCAAGAATAATGACTGATTAAGACCTATTCACTGGATTCTTGGCAACCAGAATTCAGGAACAGAAGATGCTTAGGTTTAGtagttcacagaaaaaaaaaaaaaaaaaaggaagtaacaCTGCAGAGTACATCTGGTCactgtgctgtctcctttggttgtgggggtggggagcagagtCCTTATACTTTTTGACCTGCCTCAAAAGAGAAGGTAAAACAGAGtctgaagagagaaacagaaatatccATGTTTCATCatagaaagaataaaacttttGGGGGACCTTCAAAACTTGTGATAAAGAAAGCAAGTCCATTTAACATTTTTGCAGCACAGATGAACTGCAAAGTCCATGAATGTGTTTGGCTAAAGGAGAGAATTAGAGAACAGACTTTCCCCAGTACAAATGGTTTGCCCATTATACTTTTATTCATCATGCTGGTTGGGAACTCTTCCATGTCCTATTCAATATCGTAAtccacagaaaggaaatgaacGTTGTCAAACTTAGATCATACTATATGATTCCAGGTGCTGGAGACAAAGATCCCAACCCAAAACATCCCAAAACACCAGAGAAATGTGATGCAGATTTATCACTTGATGCAATAACAGAACTTCGAGGAGAAATGCTGATCTTCAAGGACAGGTAAAGAGACTGCCATACCATGGATGGTGGGTACTGGATGAAATTTGAGCAAGTGAAAACACCATTTCAGTTTTTTACTAAAGATTTGAgtaaacataaatttaaaaaatcagatatCAATATAGATGCCTCTAAGGAACTACATCATATATCTTTTTAGGCAAGATTCATAATACAATTAGACTTGACTTCCCAGTAATATGAAGTGAAGATGATATGGCTGAAGACTGACTCCGTTTGTACACATTTTTCATTCCACAGGGCTTTCTTCAACATGCACAAGTtgatttatttgaatttatttgaaTGAAGTTGTACTACATTCAGAAGCCTTACATGGGGCAACAGTGTTTCTTatattctaaatgaaaaaaagattcatttgttgttgtttgacATGATCACTGTGTGAGTGACAGAAATGGTCTGCCGCGAGGTGACtatgaggaaaggaaagatcTACCAGGGGCTCTACACATTGAAAATtctgtgctgtgaaaaaaaaaaataattctccaTTAACTAATTTTTAGTATAGCACATCAAAGGTACTGCTATTCTGTAGTATGAcaagaaacatat
Encoded here:
- the LOC104025921 gene encoding collagenase 3, translating into MQSRLSAVFFFLLGLSFCLTIPIPLEDSHEFTEEDLQFAERYLRTHYDLRPNPAGIMRKSANTVASKLREMQAFFGLEVTGKLNEETYELMQKPRCGVPDVGEYNFFPRRLKWSKTNLTYRIMNYTSDLRRAEVDRAFKKAFKVWSDVTPLNFTRIRSGVADIMISFGTKEHGDFYPFDGPSGLLAHAFPPGPDYGGDAHFDDDEAWSDDSRGYNLFLVAAHEFGHSLGLEHSRDPGALMFPIYTYTGKTGFVLPDDDVQGIQELYGAGDKDPNPKHPKTPEKCDADLSLDAITELRGEMLIFKDRFFWRLHPQMVEAELVLLKSFWPELPNKIDAAYENPIKDLVFMFKGKKVWALNGYDIVEDFPKKIYEMGFPKEIKRIDAAVHIKDIGKTLFFTGNKYWSYDEEAEVMEAGYPRLIEEEFAGIGDRVDAVYQRNGYLYFFNGSLQFEYSIWSKRIVRVLHTNSIFWC